In a genomic window of Gossypium arboreum isolate Shixiya-1 chromosome 9, ASM2569848v2, whole genome shotgun sequence:
- the LOC108454090 gene encoding NAC domain-containing protein 62-like, producing the protein MGVLLLNSLPLGFRFRPTDQELIDFYLRSKINGNRNDEIEIIREIDVCKCEPWDLPDLSAIKTQDPEWFFFCPLDRKYPTGNRLNRATDAGYWKATGKDRKIKSGSTLIGMKKTLVFYNGRAPRGKRTNWVMHEYRTTLDELDGTKPGQNAFVICRLFKKQDETIEDINGDEVDPSVLSPTEDMVSELEVPQDSPTVKQEAEKACDTSETCLASLPDEVISNAVAPIVEGNSDNHDNYNKIDQVAEIAPAEVDLLEEALNHFYDPMMEPLFSPLHNQIEAEQAPWMFDHVGNCSNVEFGHGTNENDPYISNFLESILKNSDDYHGDDTGSQKNSESETHTTMTIGKDGGFCSESGSEVTQVLLGTDTVNGVPPLGTAQDCGIPICMQDVYFSGTVPFYNVPNSDGELFSNHMNTSCDVDGAITGIRTRSRPSRSQLDSENPLAQGNASRRLRLQCKLQVHSLHCDNAIYNRSDVEIEDDSKSVVTKEEKVVEKDITVSCNADFGIVLGSKTIVSARKETSSRWSKVFSVHHSRKPFAVGFRVAVMLILFIVLISTPKAL; encoded by the exons ATGGGTGTTCTCTTACTGAATTCACTCCCATTAGGGTTCCGGTTCCGACCGACTGACCAGGAACTGATCGATTTTTATTTACGGTCTAAGATAAACGGAAATAGAAACGACGAGATTGAAATTATTCGTGAAATTGATGTTTGCAAATGCGAGCCCTGGGATTTGCCTGACTTATCTGCTATAAAAACCCAAGATCCGGAGTGGTTCTTCTTTTGCCCACTCGACCGGAAGTACCCAACCGGCAACAGGCTCAATAGGGCTACCGATGCTGGTTACTGGAAAGCTACGGGTAAGGACCGCAAGATCAAGTCTGGCTCCACCTTGATCGGCATGAAGAAAACTCTGGTGTTTTACAACGGGAGGGCTCCAAGGGGAAAACGAACCAATTGGGTTATGCATGAGTACCGTACTACACTCGATGAGCTTGATGGTACCAAACCTGGACAG AATGCTTTTGTAATTTGTCGTCTATTCAAGAAACAAGATGAGACCATTGAAGATATAAATGGTGATGAAGTTGATCCATCTGTGTTGTCTCCTACTGAAGACATGGTGTCGGAGTTAGAAGTGCCTCAAGACTCTCCTACTGTAAAACAGGAAGCCGAGAAAGCCTGCGATACCAGTGAAACATGTCTTGCCAGTTTGCCCGATGAAGTGATTTCAAATGCTGTTGCACCCATAGTCGAGGGCAATAGTGACAACCatgataattataataaaatagacCAAGTGGCTGAAATAGCCCCTGCAGAG GTGGATCTACTTGAGGAAGCTTTGAATCATTTTTACGATCCCATGATGGAGCCACTATTTTCTCCATTACACAATCAGATTGAAGCAGAGCAGGCACCTTGGATGTTTGATCATGTGGGAAACTGTTCCAATGTGGAATTTGGACACGGCACAAACGAAAATGATCCTTATATTTCTAACTTCCTGGAGTCTATACTTAAAAATTCGGATGACTACCATGGTGATGACACTGGTAGTCAGAAGAATTCAGAATCTGAGACCCATACAACCATGACCATTGGCAAGGATGGTGGATTTTGCAGTGAATCTGGTTCTGAAGTGACCCAAGTGCTG CTTGGGACAGACACTGTCAACGGGGTTCCTCCTCTAGGGACCGCACAAGATTGTGGAATTCCAATTTGCATGCAGGACGTTTACTTTTCTGGCACAGTGCCATTCTATAATGTTCCAAATAGTGATGGAGAATTATTTAGCAATCATATGAATACATCTTGTGATGTTGATGGTGCTATCACTGGAATCAGGACCAGGTCTCGCCCTTCTCGAAGTCAACTGGACTCTGAGAACCCCTTGGCACAGGGTAATGCATCAAGAAGACTACGGCTGCAGTGTAAACTTCAGGTCCACTCACTTCACTGTGACAATGCAATATATAACCGGAGTGATGTAGAGATAGAAGATGATTCAAAATCAGTTGTTACAAAG GAGGAAAAAGTAGTGGAAAAGGATATCACTGTCAGTTGTAATGCTGATTTCGGCATTGTTTTGGGTTCAAAGACCATTGTTTCAGCTCGTAAAGAGACTTCATCTCGGTGGTCAAAGGTGTTTTCAGTGCATCACTCACGTAAACCATTTGCTGTTGGTTTTCGGGTAGCTGTGATGTTAATCTTGTTTATAGTTTTGATTAGCACACCAAAGGCCTTGTAA